From the Myxococcales bacterium genome, one window contains:
- a CDS encoding NADH:flavin oxidoreductase/NADH oxidase family protein: MTILAAPLTLPSGATLPNRLAKSAMSEVLGDPETGAPTAQLDRLYERWGQGGTGLLITGHVIVDPDGRGEPGNVVVSDRRHLAGLKRWATAAQAHGARLWMQLNHAGRQAPRRVVKQPVAPSAISLRGFAGAFARPRALTEDEIVAIIGRFATAAAVAQEAGFAGVQIHGAHGYLVSQFLSARTNQRDDAWGGDAVRRRRFLLEIVGAIRAAVGPTFPIGVKLNSADFQRGGFTIEEAMDVARALEAAGVDLLEVSGGNYESPAMAGSGELPAEQRDSSRDREAYFLDYARQIRAVTTLPLMLTGGMRTRATMEAVVGGGDVDVVGLARPLTIAPALSADLLAGRVAGAPAVRIRSRLRRIDDALQVFWFQEQIHRMGRGEDPDLALGKFGALWRGVRSTLWPRGGGRGPTLAAAEAGA; encoded by the coding sequence ATGACGATCCTCGCCGCGCCGCTGACGCTCCCCTCCGGGGCGACCCTGCCCAATCGCCTCGCCAAGTCCGCCATGAGCGAGGTGCTGGGCGATCCGGAGACCGGGGCGCCGACCGCGCAGCTCGATCGGCTGTACGAGCGCTGGGGCCAGGGCGGGACCGGCCTGCTGATCACCGGGCATGTGATCGTCGATCCCGACGGCCGCGGCGAGCCCGGCAACGTCGTGGTCAGCGATCGCCGGCACCTCGCGGGGCTGAAGCGCTGGGCGACCGCGGCGCAGGCCCACGGCGCGCGCTTGTGGATGCAGCTCAACCACGCGGGTCGTCAGGCGCCGCGTCGGGTGGTCAAGCAGCCGGTGGCGCCGTCGGCGATCTCGCTGCGCGGGTTCGCCGGCGCGTTCGCGCGCCCGCGGGCGCTGACCGAGGACGAGATCGTGGCGATCATCGGTCGGTTCGCGACCGCCGCGGCGGTGGCGCAGGAGGCCGGGTTCGCGGGCGTCCAGATCCACGGCGCCCACGGCTACCTCGTCAGCCAGTTCCTGTCGGCGCGCACCAACCAGCGCGACGACGCCTGGGGCGGCGACGCGGTCCGCCGGCGGCGGTTCTTGCTCGAGATCGTCGGCGCGATCCGCGCGGCGGTGGGCCCGACGTTCCCGATCGGCGTGAAGCTCAACTCGGCCGACTTCCAGCGCGGCGGCTTCACGATCGAGGAGGCGATGGACGTGGCGCGCGCGCTCGAGGCCGCCGGCGTCGACCTGCTCGAGGTGTCGGGCGGCAACTACGAGAGCCCGGCGATGGCGGGCAGCGGCGAGCTGCCGGCCGAGCAGCGCGACAGCTCGCGCGACCGCGAGGCCTACTTCCTCGACTACGCGCGCCAGATCCGCGCGGTGACCACGCTGCCCTTGATGCTCACCGGCGGCATGCGCACGCGCGCGACGATGGAGGCGGTGGTCGGCGGCGGCGACGTCGACGTCGTCGGCCTGGCGCGGCCGCTGACGATCGCGCCGGCGCTGTCGGCGGACCTCCTGGCCGGGCGCGTCGCCGGCGCCCCGGCGGTGCGGATCCGCAGCCGGCTGCGCCGCATCGACGACGCGCTGCAGGTGTTCTGGTTCCAGGAGCAGATCCACCGCATGGGCCGCGGCGAGGATCCCGACCTCGCGCTCGGCAAGTTCGGGGCGCTGTGGCGGGGCGTGCGATCGACCTTGTGGCCGCGCGGCGGCGGGCGCGGCCCGACCCTGGCCGCGGCCGAGGCCGGCGCGTGA